The Bos taurus isolate L1 Dominette 01449 registration number 42190680 breed Hereford chromosome 16, ARS-UCD2.0, whole genome shotgun sequence genome includes the window CTTCCTGAAGCCAGTCCCTCCCCTGTGCTCACTTGCTCAAGAACATGACCTCAGCAGTTAATTCTCCCCTTTCTCACATCAACTATTACTTTCTACTGTTTCATTTCCATCAATATACAAACATTCTcccatcttaaaaaaacaaaacaaaacattttctttgccCTCACCTCCCCTTTCAGTTTCTGTCCTATTTCCTGGTTCCCTTTTGATGCAAAACTTCCAGAGAGTTGCCTGTACTTGCCGATCCAATTTCTCGTCTCTTGTTCTCTTAAACTTACTTCAAATAGGTTTCTATTCTCACCActccacaaatatatatatattaagggaCACCAATCACCTCCTCCTTGATAAATCCAGTCATCAGTGCTCAGTCCTTGCTTTCTTGATTTTTCAGATTTTGATCTAATCACAGTTGACCATCCCCTCTTCCTGAATCATTTGCACTTGGTTTCCAGGATTCTAAACTCTGGATCTTCCTCCTGCCTCAGTCGTTGTGCTTGCCAAatctttttgtttattcttctctCCAACATTTCACTTTGGATGTCTTAGTCCTCTTCTATATGAAATTCCTTCCTAGTGATTTCATCCAGTCACACAGCATTAAATGCCATTTATATACCAGCAAACCTTAAATTTCTATCTTCATCCCATACATCGCTCCTGAAATTCAAACTCATATCCCCAACTCCTGACTCAGCATTTCATCTTGGGTGTCTACATTTCATACATGTCTACATGCCCCAAACTGAACTCCTGACCCTCCTTCCCAGAATCTTTACCCATATCTCCTGGACCCCCATCTCAATGGATGCCATCTCCATCTTTCAATTTGCTCAGGCCAAAAACCTCGAGTCATTTatgattcttctcttgtgttcatGCCGTCCATCTAACATACTAGGAAGCTTTTGACTCTACTGGCAAACTATATCCAGAAGGTGACTGTTTTCCACCACTTCCTCTGCTATCACTGTGGTTTGCGGCACCATCATATCCCCTGCTTGGATTAATATCAGAGCCTCCTCTAATGCTTTCTGCTTCTACTCTTGCCCCACAGCATCCAGAATGAGCCTAGTCTCCCACATTCCCTCTCTGGCCTCCTCTTCTGCTCTCCTCATTCACTTCATTTCGGCCACTCCTGGCTATTCCCCAAACACATCATGCCGCCTTCTGCCTCTGCAGCGgctcctccctctgcctggaatgctcttcccctgAGACCGTGGATAATTCCCTCACTTCCTTCCAAACCTTTGGTTAAATGTTACCTTTTCTGTGAGACCTACCCAGACCCCCTTATTGAATTCCATtgctactttttccttttttgctcaATAGCATTTATTACCTTCTGCTTATGTTTATCATGTCTCCTCTTGCTAGAATGTATGCTTCACTAGGTCAAGGAACTTTGTTTTACAGACAGAACAAGCGGTATCTGTCATATAGATAGTGTTcagtatctgttgaatgaatacatTTCTAAGGTTAAACATCATAAAATGTGAATGGTAGAAGTGAACAGAGGTGGGCCTAGGTGgacaataaatgttttaataaatagaTATTGGGGGAAGAGAATAAGGGATAAAGAGGGACTTGATAAAGCATTAAAAGCAACAGCCTACCAGTTAGCCCTGGATGCATTTCAAGACTTACATTGAATTTCATTATAAAAAGGAGTATCAATAACTTCCACAAGATGGCACTATGTCCCAGGCCTGTTTTCCTGCATTcgaagtttgaaatattgtaaaACTGTGTGACTGGTGCCCTCTGCtggcttgcttttgtttttgttttttgactttgAGCCTTTGGTTTAAAGATGTAAGTGATGGGCTCTATAGACTTCCTTGAACATGCTGTGTGAATTCTTAAATCCGTAATTTAAGCCAGCTGCCCAAAAGCACACTCAAAAGTTTATACTGGCACAGCATACAGGCATAACACTGGTACCAGTTTGATTGCCACAGAGAACCACTGTGGTGTGGGGACACTCAGATCCACGCACAGCATTCTAGCTACATACCAGTCACGCATCACACCACAAAATCCAGCACACCTGCTGCCCTGTGGCTCTACCTCTCCTTGGTCCTTCCATCTCGACTACAATCCCTGGTACCATTTTGGAAGGATGGGCAAAACTGCCTTCCCATCCCTCTACCCTTGCTCTAGCTTGCCACCCTCCCACCTTACTTATAACTTACGGTAACAAGAAACAGAGCTGCGAGAAAGGAGTACAGCttcttatataaatatttgacAGGTTGggcttaattggaggataattacaaggATTTTTATTCCAATGCTACTCTTCCCTTCTGCCCCCCACTacccacccacatacacacaccataaTTAATATTCCCTGGAAAGTTAAATCATTAATATCCTACTTGGACCCTTTCAGTGTGGTATAAATTTAGAAGGCTGATTAGACTACATACTTAAGTGATGAGTAACTTTCTCAGGAATTATCACATTAGGGCCTGTTGGTCATTAAGCAGGCCAGCACCCCTGTGCCAGCAGCAGCCCAAAGAAGCTGCCATATATGAGCTCATCACCCTTCAGGTAGCAATGCCTAAGGGCTTGGGATTTCTGAACATGTCCTTACAAGACATTTATAGCTTTTTTATTTGCACTCCCCGCCCCCCAAATTTTTGGATCCCATCTATATCCCTGGCTTGTGAAACTTTTTGGACTTACATGTAGAACGTTTATAAAAATTTTTGTCTTAAATTTTCTGTTCAAAGGTGTCTCTCCTATAAGGGCTCCCCCAGTGGTTCtgtagcaaagaatccacctaacaatacaagagacatggcaggagacgcagggtcaggaagatcccctggagaaggaaatggcaacccactccagtattctcacctggaaaatcccatggacagagaggagcctggtgggctacagtccatagggtcgcaaaagagttggacatgacttaagagactaaacaacaaaaaccctcCTATATAAGGCATGAACATTCACTTTCGTCACTAACAGTTTTATAGGCAATGACTGGATCTCTTTTAAGCCTTTCTTGGAGGCTGTGGTGGTTCTATTCTCTAATCTGGTTTCATAGGCCAGCCTCCTTTCCCTCAGATTCCTACCATTTTGGTTATTCCAGTTATCCTTCTGTGATCCTTTTCTAATTGCACTATAGCCTGGTTGTGAGGCCACCGACTCTATACAAAAAATTCCAAACACAAAAGTGCTGGATTCTGTTTATATCTCAATAACCTCCTCGATAATGCccagaattctgagccagtgtcCTCCAGATACTACATACGGAACTAAGCAGTTCGCTTGGGTGTACCACCTCAGGCACCTCGAACTTAAAATGTCCCATTCTTATCTATTTCCAAACCTGTTCTCACTTCTGTTTTCTTATGATATAGTTATTAGAAACACAAACATCCACTCAAGGCGGAAGCCCTCCCAGTCATCCTCTTCCCCTTCTACCTTCCAACATGAATTCACCAAGTTCTAAAAATCTCTCGTCAGAACCCTCACCTCCTTTGCCCACTGTCACCACCCTTAGTCTAGACTCTCATTTTTCACTATTGCCACAAATGCTCCCCATGCTCAGCCTCTGTAATTCAGCATGAACACTGCTATTAGAATTTCACACACCATGAAGTGTTAGGTGTGAATCCTagatcccttttttttttaaacaaaaaacttattttcattggaagataactgctttacaacatcgtgttggtttctaccacacATCAGCATTAATCAGCCGTAGATggacatatgtcccctcccccttgCATCTCCCTCTCACCTCAGGTGGGAAGCCTATATTCCTTTCCAAAAGCTCCTTCACTTGCCATTGACTCCAAGATCCAATAATTCAACGTACTCACCACTCTCAGACCTCAACTTCTCTGCCCGCAGCCCATCTATTCTGCACTCCCCTCCACTGCCAAGAGGTATCAAGCCCTGTGCGCCTGGACATATACTCATCCTTCTACCCACAGATACCTCTTTTCTATCTGAATTGAATCTGCTGCCCCACCCTGTACCCTAATAGCCAACCCATGACACCccatcccctgccacctccccTCTGAACTACAGCCACAAGACTGAACAGGATCAGGCCTTGGGTAATTCCAAATATTAGACAGTATGACAGCTGAACATGACAGCACAGGCACGTCAATTCACCCCACTGAGGAAGTATTCTTCAGAGTGATTCAAATCTGTGGAACTTTCTGCTCACCAACACGATGCAGTTGCTATGTGAGTTCCCTCAAGTTGATCATCAGAAACCCATTCAgataaggaaaatatattaagacatttaaaaaaatttttttttacttgatgttcggcagaaaccaacacaatattgtaaagcaattatcaaaagtaaatttaaaaacaatttatacaACTCTTATTACATTCCACCACTATCCCCTATCTTGTTTCTGATGTGGACTATATAACAATCATGAGCCAATTCTGGTCAGTCAAGGCATGCAGAGTAGTGGTTACCTTGTTTGGACAGGGTATGCTCTCCCAGTTTTCCAGCTGCCATTAGTCACACGAAGCATGCCAGCTCCACTTGCTCAGCCCAGGTATTGCTGACCTGGGCTAAAGGCCTTTGCCACTTTGTCTCCCAAACCATTTTTTTGCTTGCTGAAATCCCAACCTACCCTCCAGGACTAAAGCTCAAGTGCTGTCTCCTCTAAAAAACATTTCATTACTCCAGCTCTCTTTGCCCTCCAGCCTCTTTGAATTCCCCCAACATTCTGCTTGTGTATTATGATACATCATATTCCCCTTGAAGTTAGTTAGTGGCATACAGGCTTCATTAAGAACTAAGTGGAAATTCTGAGTCAAGGTTAAGTGATCAATTCTGTGATCTTCGGCAACAAAACTGGACATATTATCCAGGGTTCTAGCATTTGAGCTGTAGATAAATAACAGAGCCTGCATTTGGTATACTGAGAAAGGTCGAGAGAAGTGActttacatgcacacacatacacaaattctCACTCTCCATGTCCCTACTGTATGCCTTCTGCTTACAGAAAAATCATGAGACAGCTTGatgtgttgttatttttttaataaatagaaacCACACCACTTCATTTGTTACAGAGAAGAATTAGAGGCAATAATTCGAGGGCCCCACAAAGCTTTTTCATCTATACGATAACAGAAAGGATAATCACCTTCACCACCCAAGCCTtttgttaacattttcttttgatCTCTGATCTCCCACCCACATCAGCGTGCCACTTCCAGAATGGACTCTGCCTTCAAATCTTCTACTAGTTGGAAGGCTGATCTATCAGCTTGTCTTAGTAACAGAATGGAGGTCCCCAACTCAGCTGAGGAACCTGGACAAATCTTCTTTGATTTCAGCCTCATCCCAAGGCCCatgaatgttttctttaaaaagctgcAGGCGAATGAGGTAGAAAGGACAGAGACATGAGATGGAAATCAGCAGAAGGGCAAAGAGTATGGCTCCCACAGCACTGATGGACAGCAGGCCTCCTAAGGCTGAGAATGCAAAGAGCAGCGTGACCCCCACATAGCTGCGGGGTGTACATGCCTTCAGTTTCTTCTGTAACATGGGCCACAGGGCAAAAATCTGGATGGCAAACGTCACCATGATGAAGGCATGGAGGGATCGGGGCAGGCGGGAGGCAAGGCAGACAGAAGCAAAGATGGCCATGTTCAAGGACAGTGTGCTGGATACAATGGCAGCATTGGCACCATAGTCAAAGAAGATGAGGTGACCTAACAGCATGAAGACTGCCATGGCATAGATGGTGTCAGTGCTGACAGACTCTGTCAGGGTCTTCAGCACCGGCGAAAAGCCATAGGTGAAAGTAATGAAGACTAGGGCACTCTTCAAGTCAGCCCACCGGGTCCGCCCACTCTTCTTCCGTCCTTCACCTCCGTCAATGAAATCAAACAAAACATAGCCAATCAGTGAAGAAGCCAGGCCGGTCCCAAAAAGCCACTGAGGGGCCAGAAGACCCTCATCCATATACCACCAGATAACCACAAAGACACAGACACTGCACAGCTGCTGTATCACCACACTGGACTCAAACACCACAGCCCAATATTGGTATTTCCGGgcatagatgttt containing:
- the PIGC gene encoding phosphatidylinositol N-acetylglucosaminyltransferase subunit C, with amino-acid sequence MCAQPVANTKEVRWQKVLYERQPFPDNYVDRRFLEELRKNIYARKYQYWAVVFESSVVIQQLCSVCVFVVIWWYMDEGLLAPQWLFGTGLASSLIGYVLFDFIDGGEGRKKSGRTRWADLKSALVFITFTYGFSPVLKTLTESVSTDTIYAMAVFMLLGHLIFFDYGANAAIVSSTLSLNMAIFASVCLASRLPRSLHAFIMVTFAIQIFALWPMLQKKLKACTPRSYVGVTLLFAFSALGGLLSISAVGAILFALLLISISCLCPFYLIRLQLFKENIHGPWDEAEIKEDLSRFLS